Part of the Roseomonas sp. OT10 genome, AGATCGCGCTGGCTCACCCACGCCCCCACGAGCTCATCTTGAATCATCTGCGCTTCAGCATGCAAACGGCTGAAGACAGGAGGGCCGGGGGTGCTGTTCCTTTTCTGACCGAACATGGACCGCTTGCGTTTCAGGCGGAGTTCGGAGAGCAGATGCTGCATGGCGTCGCGCGCGAAAGACAAGGCCCACCCGCCCGCAGGCAAGGTCACCTCGCCGATGCGCTCGGACGCGCGCCGCAACGAGATGGCGATCGTGAAGGCCGCGAAGACTGAATTCGCCAAGAACGGCGTGGATGTTCCGGTGCGCGTCATTGCGGCGAGCGCCGGCGTCGGCATGGGCACGCTCTATCGCCACTTCCCCAAGCGGTCGGACCTGATCGTCGCGGTCTTCCGCCGCGAGATCGACGCATGTGCCGACGATGCAGCCACGTTTGCCAGCACCAAGGCACCGCTTGCCGCACTCGCCGCCTGGCTCCAGCGCTATGCGGAGTTCATCGAGACCAAGCATGGTTTCAGCGCCGCGCTCCACTCGGGCGATCCCGACTACGACGAGCTGCCGATCCATTTCCGGATGCGCTTCGAGCCGGCGCTGGAGAACCTGCTGGAGACCGCGCGCTCGGCCGGGGTGGTGCGAGCCGACGTCACGGCCTTCGATCTCCTTCGCGGCATCGGCAACCTTGCCACGGCCTCGGGGCCGGGCGGTCCTGCTCACGTCCGGGTGATGCTTGGGCTCATCGTCGACGGCCTTACCGTCATGCGGGCGGATTGACGCCTCCCTCGAACTGCGGCTGCCGGCGCCATGTGTGGGCCGTGAACCGCGCCGGGTTTGGCGGAGGCTGTTTGGCGTGAGTCAGGCCGCCAGGGCTATGGCCTCCTGGGCGGCATAGTAGCGCGCCTCCGCCTCGGCGGGCGGGATGTTTCCGATCGGCTCGAGGAGGCGGCGGTTGTTGAACCAGTCCACCCATTCGAGGGTGGCGAACTCGACGCCCTCCAGGCTGCGCCACGGGCCGCGGCGCCGAATGACCTCGGTCTTGAACAGGCCGATGACGCTCTCGGCCAGCGCGTTGTCGTAGCTGTCGCCGACGCTGCCGACCGACGGCTCGATGCCCGCTTCCGCCAGGCGCTCGGTGTAGCGGATAGACACGTATTGGACCCCGCGATCGCTGTGATGGATCAGCCCCATGCCCTGGACAGGCCGCCGGTCATGCAGCGCCTGCTCCAGGGCATCCAGGACGAAGCCAGCATGGGAGGTGCGCGACACCCGCCAGCCGACGATCCGCCGCGCGAAGGTGTCGATGACGAAGGCGACGTAGACGAAGCCCTGCCAGGTCGCGACGTAGGTGAAGTCCGACACCCAGAGCAGGTTCGGCCGCGGCGCCAGGAACTGCCGGTTTACCCGGTCGGCCGGGCATGGCGCGCCCTTGTCGGGCACCGTCGTCCTGGTCTCCTTGCCACGCACCACGCCGCGCAGGCCCATCTGGCGCATCAGCCGCGCCACCGTGCAGCGGGCGACCGACGTCCCCTCGCGGCCGAGCTGGCGCCAGACCTTCCGCACGCCGTAGACGCCGAAGTTCTCGGCGTGGACCCGCCGCACCTCCGCCCGCAGCATGCTGTCCCGCTGCGACCTGGCCGAGCCCAGAGTGGGATCGGCGCGGCGCGCGGCATGGGCGTGGTAGGTGGACGGGGCGATCGGCAGAACCCGGCAGATCGACTCGACCCCGTACACGCCCCGATGATCGTCGATGAA contains:
- a CDS encoding TetR/AcrR family transcriptional regulator, with translation MASRAKDKAHPPAGKVTSPMRSDARRNEMAIVKAAKTEFAKNGVDVPVRVIAASAGVGMGTLYRHFPKRSDLIVAVFRREIDACADDAATFASTKAPLAALAAWLQRYAEFIETKHGFSAALHSGDPDYDELPIHFRMRFEPALENLLETARSAGVVRADVTAFDLLRGIGNLATASGPGGPAHVRVMLGLIVDGLTVMRAD
- a CDS encoding IS3 family transposase (programmed frameshift), whose amino-acid sequence is MTAKKTAASYSPEVRERSVRLVLDGAGEHGSQWAAIGSIAAKIGCTAETLRRWVRQAERDRGKRAGPTSEDRDRIKALERENRELRQANEILRKASAYFCPGGARPPVEAMIAFIDDHRGVYGVESICRVLPIAPSTYHAHAARRADPTLGSARSQRDSMLRAEVRRVHAENFGVYGVRKVWRQLGREGTSVARCTVARLMRQMGLRGVVRGKETRTTVPDKGAPCPADRVNRQFLAPRPNLLWVSDFTYVATWQGFVYVAFVIDTFARRIVGWRVSRTSHAGFVLDALEQALHDRRPVQGMGLIHHSDRGVQYVSIRYTERLAEAGIEPSVGSVGDSYDNALAESVIGLFKTEVIRRRGPWRSLEGVEFATLEWVDWFNNRRLLEPIGNIPPAEAEARYYAAQEAIALAA